From Solibacillus isronensis, the proteins below share one genomic window:
- a CDS encoding fucose permease — MNLTKKQIFIIVGLALIIISCVIFIPAVLSAKNEDNAAAELSEIYNDQFVVTKSTAPAIGDDFEVTVQSETSKTVYDFEVKDGKYFGEYFGENVNMQVNELIQPIVGEEILVMSNVFQEGLEEQTALENVKAEKATVHLLVDAEVSEATAQQIADAVKAQFGEIPVTVEAYVVDEERVFEGVKTEVLNFFQLSKINGKSFVDFKFHEQSFEY, encoded by the coding sequence ATGAACCTTACTAAAAAGCAAATTTTTATCATTGTTGGATTAGCGCTAATTATTATATCTTGCGTTATTTTTATACCTGCAGTATTATCGGCGAAAAATGAAGATAATGCAGCAGCGGAATTAAGTGAAATTTATAACGATCAATTTGTCGTTACAAAATCTACGGCACCTGCAATCGGTGATGATTTTGAAGTGACGGTCCAGTCTGAAACATCAAAAACAGTGTATGATTTTGAAGTAAAAGACGGTAAATATTTTGGCGAATATTTTGGTGAAAATGTAAACATGCAGGTGAATGAACTGATTCAACCAATCGTTGGGGAAGAGATATTAGTTATGTCGAATGTCTTCCAGGAAGGCTTGGAAGAACAGACAGCACTTGAAAATGTGAAAGCGGAAAAAGCTACTGTGCACTTATTAGTGGACGCTGAAGTTTCAGAAGCAACAGCACAGCAAATTGCAGATGCTGTAAAAGCACAATTCGGCGAAATACCAGTGACTGTTGAAGCGTATGTTGTTGATGAAGAGCGTGTTTTTGAAGGGGTAAAAACAGAAGTATTAAACTTCTTCCAGTTAAGCAAAATCAATGGAAAAAGCTTTGTCGACTTTAAATTCCACGAACAGTCTTTTGAATATTAA
- a CDS encoding YlaH-like family protein, with protein MMLNITAVFGSYLNLVLLATVSTNESDYVFNRMSGITRYLYENLPSYEIAGYATFVLVFLMSAIVYKLGFAKKLSFGRNVIIYTFLFIGCMVLTFLALFLPMIEGLIVAALILIIYKSRLWREKREEAKQLS; from the coding sequence GTGATGTTGAATATTACGGCTGTGTTTGGTAGCTATTTAAATTTAGTATTACTGGCAACGGTATCTACAAATGAAAGTGATTACGTGTTTAATCGTATGTCTGGAATTACAAGATATTTATACGAAAATTTACCGAGCTACGAAATAGCTGGCTATGCAACATTCGTTCTTGTATTCCTTATGTCGGCAATTGTATACAAACTTGGTTTTGCAAAAAAACTTTCATTCGGCAGAAATGTCATCATCTATACTTTCCTGTTTATAGGGTGTATGGTGTTAACGTTTTTAGCTCTATTTTTACCGATGATTGAAGGTTTAATTGTAGCTGCGTTAATTCTGATCATTTATAAATCACGTTTATGGCGTGAAAAACGAGAAGAAGCGAAACAGCTAAGTTAA
- the typA gene encoding translational GTPase TypA has product MTNLRQDIRNIAIIAHVDHGKTTLVDQLLKQSGTFRSNERVEERAMDSGDIERERGITILAKNTAVDYNGTRINILDTPGHADFGGEVERILKMVDGVCLVVDAYEGCMPQTRFVLKKALEQRLTPIVVVNKVDKDSARPLEVVDEVLELLIELGADEDQLEFPVVYASGVNGTASLDPDPANQEENMTCLFEKIIEAIPAPIDNSEDPLQFQVALLDYNDFVGRIGIGRVFRGKISVGQQVSLMKLDGTVKNFRVTKIFGFFGLKREEIETAIAGDLIAVSGMEDINVGETVCPVDHQEALTPLRIDEPTLQMTFLVNNSPFAGREGKWVTSRKIEERLLAQLQTDVSLRVEDTESPDAWTVSGRGELHLSILIENMRREGYELQVSKPQVIIRNIDGVKSEPIERVQIDVPEDSVGSIIESIGTRKGEMLDMINNGSGQVRLIFNVPARGLIGYTTEFMSITKGFGMMNHTFDHYAPVVAGKVGGRHQGVLVSMENGKATTYGMMGVEDRGTLFIEPGTEVYEGMIVGENTRDADITVNITKQKQKTNIRSANKDQTNVIKKPRILSLEEALEYLGDDEYLEVTPESIRLRKQILDKGERERVAKKKKNAELEA; this is encoded by the coding sequence ATGACAAATTTACGTCAAGATATTCGTAATATCGCAATTATTGCTCACGTTGACCATGGTAAAACAACGTTAGTAGACCAATTATTAAAACAATCAGGGACTTTCCGTTCAAACGAACGTGTTGAAGAACGTGCAATGGACTCTGGTGACATAGAGCGCGAACGTGGAATTACGATTTTAGCAAAAAATACTGCAGTAGATTATAACGGTACTCGTATCAACATCCTTGATACGCCTGGACACGCAGACTTCGGTGGAGAAGTAGAACGTATCTTAAAAATGGTGGATGGCGTTTGTTTAGTTGTCGATGCGTATGAGGGTTGTATGCCTCAAACACGTTTTGTATTAAAGAAAGCATTGGAACAACGTTTAACACCAATCGTTGTAGTAAACAAAGTAGATAAAGATTCAGCTCGTCCACTGGAAGTAGTAGATGAAGTTTTAGAATTATTAATCGAGCTAGGTGCAGATGAAGATCAATTAGAATTCCCAGTTGTTTATGCTTCTGGTGTAAATGGTACAGCATCTTTAGATCCAGACCCAGCAAATCAAGAAGAAAACATGACTTGCCTATTCGAGAAAATCATTGAAGCAATCCCAGCACCAATTGATAACTCAGAAGATCCATTACAATTCCAAGTAGCATTACTTGACTATAATGACTTCGTTGGTCGTATCGGTATCGGTCGTGTATTCCGCGGTAAAATTTCAGTAGGTCAACAAGTTTCTCTAATGAAATTAGACGGTACAGTGAAAAACTTCCGTGTAACAAAAATCTTTGGTTTCTTCGGTCTTAAGCGTGAAGAAATCGAAACAGCAATAGCTGGTGACTTAATCGCGGTTTCAGGAATGGAAGATATCAACGTAGGTGAAACAGTTTGTCCAGTTGACCACCAAGAAGCGTTAACACCATTACGTATTGATGAGCCAACATTACAAATGACATTCTTAGTAAACAACTCACCATTCGCAGGTCGCGAAGGGAAATGGGTAACTTCTCGTAAAATTGAAGAGCGTTTACTTGCACAATTACAAACAGACGTATCTTTACGTGTAGAAGATACAGAATCACCGGATGCATGGACAGTTTCTGGTCGTGGTGAGCTTCACTTATCGATCTTAATCGAAAATATGCGTCGTGAAGGTTATGAATTACAAGTTTCTAAACCACAAGTAATCATCCGTAACATCGATGGCGTTAAATCTGAGCCGATCGAACGCGTACAAATCGATGTACCTGAAGATTCAGTAGGTTCTATTATTGAATCAATCGGTACTCGTAAAGGTGAAATGCTAGATATGATTAACAACGGTTCTGGACAAGTACGTTTAATCTTTAACGTACCAGCACGTGGTTTAATCGGTTATACAACTGAGTTCATGTCAATTACAAAAGGTTTCGGTATGATGAACCATACATTCGATCACTACGCTCCAGTAGTAGCAGGTAAAGTTGGCGGCCGTCACCAAGGTGTATTAGTATCTATGGAAAACGGTAAAGCTACAACTTACGGTATGATGGGAGTAGAAGACCGTGGTACATTATTCATCGAGCCAGGTACTGAAGTATACGAAGGTATGATTGTTGGTGAAAATACACGTGATGCTGATATTACTGTTAACATTACAAAACAAAAACAAAAAACAAATATCCGTTCAGCGAATAAAGACCAAACGAATGTTATTAAAAAACCTCGTATTTTATCACTTGAAGAAGCATTAGAATACTTAGGTGATGACGAGTATTTAGAAGTAACTCCAGAATCAATTCGTTTACGTAAACAGATTCTTGATAAAGGTGAACGTGAACGTGTTGCTAAAAAGAAAAAGAACGCTGAGTTAGAAGCTTAA
- a CDS encoding DUF5325 family protein: MNKAKFVMFIYALAAILSMISIGFAFSLVFMTGPKYETTGWIGVILGVIVMCGIFGMAFKTKRKFRDQGLL; the protein is encoded by the coding sequence ATGAATAAAGCAAAATTTGTAATGTTTATTTACGCATTAGCTGCGATTCTTTCAATGATTAGTATTGGTTTTGCATTTTCACTTGTTTTCATGACAGGGCCAAAATATGAAACAACAGGCTGGATCGGTGTTATTTTAGGTGTTATCGTTATGTGTGGAATTTTCGGTATGGCATTTAAGACAAAACGTAAATTCCGAGATCAAGGTTTACTATAG
- a CDS encoding inositol monophosphatase family protein yields MDIRKLDEFAKEIIFEAGKNIRTAFSYNIEIETKSNPNDLVTNIDRETELFFIEKIKAFNPDHRILGEEGMGEKVDNLEGVVWIIDPIDGTMNFVKQHRHFMITIGIYVDGIGVLGYIFDVMREDLFNAIAGVGAWYNDSPLRRLQPVKIEEAVIGINANWVTPNSRINHEKIIELVRTVRGTRSYGSAAMEIAFVVSGKLDAYMSMRLAPWDIGGGVIIAKEVGAIATNLEGKDFDYLSKDTFLIANPSIHQLILNKYIEEKNK; encoded by the coding sequence ATGGATATAAGAAAACTGGATGAATTTGCAAAAGAAATAATTTTTGAAGCAGGAAAAAATATTCGAACAGCATTTTCCTATAATATTGAAATCGAAACAAAGTCGAATCCCAATGATTTAGTAACGAATATAGATCGGGAAACGGAATTATTTTTTATTGAAAAAATAAAGGCATTTAATCCGGACCATCGTATTTTAGGTGAAGAAGGAATGGGCGAAAAGGTTGACAATCTGGAAGGTGTTGTATGGATTATTGATCCAATTGACGGCACGATGAATTTTGTGAAGCAGCATCGTCATTTCATGATTACAATCGGTATTTATGTTGATGGTATCGGGGTATTAGGTTACATATTTGATGTAATGAGGGAAGATTTATTTAATGCAATTGCAGGTGTAGGGGCATGGTATAATGATTCTCCCCTGCGTAGATTGCAGCCGGTGAAAATCGAAGAGGCGGTAATCGGCATCAATGCAAACTGGGTTACGCCGAATAGTCGCATCAATCATGAAAAAATTATCGAACTTGTTCGTACGGTGCGCGGTACACGTTCTTACGGTTCGGCTGCTATGGAAATCGCCTTTGTTGTAAGCGGGAAGCTGGATGCCTATATGTCCATGCGCCTTGCACCTTGGGATATTGGCGGGGGAGTCATTATTGCAAAAGAAGTGGGGGCCATTGCGACAAACTTAGAAGGCAAAGATTTCGATTATTTATCGAAAGATACATTCCTAATCGCCAACCCTTCTATTCATCAGTTAATTTTGAATAAATATATTGAAGAAAAAAATAAATAA
- a CDS encoding YktB family protein produces the protein MSIVKWTKEDFQVFDIDGLDERMEALTTIIRPKFNELSETFTGYFSAQTGEEFFGHVAKHARRTVNPPKDSWVAFAPYKRGYKALPHFQIGLWGTHLFIVVAVIYEAPKKEEMAQRLLKNMQVIKDLSDDYVLSGDHMQPDTISLKEARTEKLEQLLIRLRDVKKGEFLVGRRISADEAIKMSAEQFLQLAEQTFDELLPVYEVIKG, from the coding sequence ATGAGTATTGTCAAATGGACTAAAGAAGACTTTCAAGTATTTGATATTGACGGTCTAGATGAACGTATGGAAGCTTTAACAACAATTATCCGACCGAAGTTTAATGAACTATCAGAAACGTTTACAGGGTATTTCAGTGCACAAACAGGTGAAGAGTTTTTCGGTCATGTTGCGAAACATGCCCGCCGTACTGTAAACCCGCCAAAAGATTCCTGGGTTGCATTTGCTCCTTATAAGCGTGGTTATAAAGCTCTGCCGCATTTCCAGATTGGGTTATGGGGTACGCACCTTTTCATCGTTGTTGCAGTGATTTATGAAGCGCCGAAAAAAGAGGAAATGGCACAGCGCTTACTGAAAAATATGCAAGTGATTAAAGATTTATCCGATGATTACGTACTTTCCGGCGATCATATGCAACCAGATACGATCTCTTTAAAAGAAGCGCGCACCGAAAAGCTTGAACAGCTCCTTATACGCCTGCGTGATGTAAAAAAAGGAGAATTTCTTGTTGGGCGTCGTATATCTGCAGATGAAGCAATTAAAATGTCTGCAGAACAATTTCTGCAATTGGCTGAACAAACATTTGATGAGCTTCTCCCTGTTTATGAAGTCATCAAAGGTTAA
- a CDS encoding UPF0223 family protein: protein MEYSYPLSTDWTTDEMVDVVRFFEVVEMAYEKGAKRELVMARYKRFKEIVPSQAEEKTICREFEQASSYVPYRVVKLAKELADGQIVRM from the coding sequence ATGGAATATTCATACCCGTTATCGACGGACTGGACAACCGATGAAATGGTCGATGTCGTACGCTTTTTTGAAGTGGTGGAAATGGCTTACGAAAAAGGGGCAAAGCGTGAACTAGTCATGGCACGCTACAAACGATTTAAAGAAATTGTACCTTCCCAGGCGGAAGAAAAAACAATCTGCCGTGAATTCGAACAGGCAAGCTCTTATGTACCATACCGTGTCGTAAAGCTTGCAAAAGAATTAGCGGACGGGCAAATTGTGAGAATGTAA
- a CDS encoding NAD(P)H-dependent flavin oxidoreductase: MKWQTKVTDLLQIQYPIIQGGLAYLAYSELAAAVSNAGALGQITAMSLPSPEALKEEIKKVREMTDRPFGVNFAIGMHGKGYEKMIEVAGEMDVPVVTITGGNPAPIFDILKDASCKKLVLVAAKRQAQKAEQLGADAVMVVGQEGGGHLGRDDVGTMVLVPQVVDSVSIPVIASGGIGDGRGWMAAHALGAEGIEMGTRFIATKECVHASLAYKQALIESEETDTTIIKRSIGAPARVISNAFTDEILEVEQKTPTYEALKSYISGEANKNFIYGGDATKGYGWAGQVTGLIQDVPSAGELIQRMVVQAEKIRLKWGQ; this comes from the coding sequence ATGAAATGGCAAACAAAAGTAACTGATTTACTACAAATTCAATACCCGATTATTCAGGGGGGATTAGCATACCTGGCCTACTCGGAGCTTGCTGCAGCGGTTTCAAATGCAGGAGCCCTCGGACAGATTACCGCAATGAGCTTGCCGTCACCGGAAGCGTTAAAAGAAGAAATAAAAAAAGTGAGAGAAATGACAGATCGGCCATTTGGAGTAAACTTTGCGATAGGAATGCATGGAAAAGGATACGAAAAGATGATCGAGGTGGCTGGTGAAATGGATGTACCTGTAGTAACAATTACTGGGGGAAATCCTGCACCGATATTCGACATATTAAAAGATGCATCATGTAAAAAACTTGTACTCGTTGCTGCGAAACGACAAGCTCAGAAAGCTGAACAGCTGGGAGCGGATGCAGTTATGGTAGTTGGACAAGAAGGCGGTGGCCATTTAGGAAGAGATGATGTCGGAACAATGGTGCTCGTACCGCAAGTAGTCGATAGTGTATCGATTCCGGTTATCGCCTCAGGGGGAATTGGAGATGGCCGAGGATGGATGGCAGCACATGCATTAGGGGCGGAAGGAATTGAAATGGGGACACGCTTTATTGCGACAAAAGAATGTGTACACGCTTCTCTAGCATATAAACAGGCACTGATTGAAAGTGAAGAAACGGATACGACGATTATTAAACGCTCGATCGGTGCACCTGCCCGAGTAATCAGCAATGCATTTACAGATGAGATTTTAGAAGTGGAGCAAAAAACGCCTACATATGAAGCGCTGAAATCATATATTAGCGGTGAAGCAAACAAAAATTTCATTTACGGTGGCGATGCGACAAAAGGTTACGGCTGGGCGGGTCAAGTAACGGGATTAATTCAAGATGTACCGTCAGCTGGAGAATTAATTCAGCGTATGGTTGTACAAGCGGAAAAAATCCGTTTAAAATGGGGTCAGTAA
- a CDS encoding aminotransferase class I/II-fold pyridoxal phosphate-dependent enzyme codes for MSQLETPLFDALLKHRNRHPIQFHIPGHKKGQGMDPAYREFVGDNVLSIDLINIAPLDDLHAPKGVIMQAQNLAAEAFGADHTFFSVQGTSGAIMTMIMTVVGPGDKIIVPRNVHKSIMSAIVFAGAIPIFIHPEVDSELGISHGISPESVERALTTYPDAKAVLVINPTYFGFVADLKRIVEIVHARNIPVIVDEAHGVHIKFHDELPLSAMQAGADMAATSTHKLGGSMTGSSVLNVREGLVTAKRVQAVFSMLTTTSTSYPLLASLDTARRQLAVHGYDLLDEAIRLAKDARKRINAIPHLHCVGREKLGTSATFDMDPLKLLICVKDLGITGHVAEEWLRHNANLEVELSDLYNILCLVTIGDSKKEINLLVNALTRMSKNFESEASITETNVQIPEIPALAMTPRDAFYAQTESIPLAQAEGYICAEFIMVYPPGIPIFIPGEIITQSNIDFIKMNIEAGLPVQGPEDSTLKNIRVIKERKAIY; via the coding sequence TTGTCACAGTTAGAGACTCCTTTGTTTGATGCATTACTTAAGCATCGCAACAGACACCCTATCCAGTTTCATATCCCAGGCCATAAAAAAGGGCAAGGTATGGATCCAGCTTACAGAGAATTTGTAGGCGACAACGTTTTATCAATTGATTTAATTAATATTGCTCCACTAGATGATTTACACGCTCCTAAAGGTGTGATTATGCAAGCACAAAACCTTGCTGCTGAAGCCTTTGGTGCTGACCATACATTTTTTTCCGTGCAAGGTACTAGTGGCGCCATTATGACGATGATTATGACTGTCGTTGGCCCAGGCGATAAAATTATAGTACCGCGGAATGTACATAAATCGATTATGTCAGCGATTGTTTTTGCAGGTGCTATCCCTATTTTTATCCATCCGGAAGTTGACAGTGAGCTCGGCATTTCTCATGGTATTTCACCAGAGTCCGTTGAGCGCGCATTGACGACATATCCAGATGCGAAAGCCGTACTTGTCATCAACCCGACATATTTCGGTTTTGTAGCAGATTTAAAACGCATTGTCGAAATTGTACATGCACGTAATATTCCAGTAATTGTGGACGAAGCTCATGGCGTTCATATTAAATTCCATGATGAGTTGCCGTTATCTGCAATGCAGGCCGGCGCGGATATGGCTGCTACGAGCACACATAAGCTTGGCGGCTCCATGACAGGCAGTTCTGTCTTAAACGTCAGAGAAGGCCTTGTAACAGCTAAAAGAGTACAGGCTGTATTCTCCATGCTAACAACGACATCGACTTCCTATCCCTTACTGGCGTCTTTAGATACGGCACGTCGCCAGCTTGCTGTCCATGGATATGATTTATTGGACGAAGCAATCCGTTTGGCAAAAGATGCCCGTAAACGCATTAATGCAATTCCGCATCTACATTGTGTAGGACGTGAAAAACTCGGAACTTCGGCTACATTTGATATGGATCCGTTAAAGCTGTTAATTTGCGTTAAGGATTTAGGCATTACCGGCCATGTTGCAGAAGAATGGTTACGTCATAACGCTAACTTAGAAGTAGAGTTGTCCGATCTATACAATATTTTATGCTTAGTAACAATTGGAGATTCGAAAAAAGAAATTAATTTACTTGTCAATGCTTTGACACGTATGTCGAAAAACTTCGAATCGGAAGCATCGATTACTGAAACAAATGTTCAAATACCTGAAATTCCCGCTCTTGCCATGACGCCGCGTGATGCATTTTATGCACAAACGGAAAGTATTCCTCTTGCACAGGCAGAAGGATATATTTGCGCAGAATTTATAATGGTGTACCCACCGGGCATTCCAATATTTATTCCCGGGGAAATAATTACGCAAAGCAATATCGATTTTATTAAGATGAATATTGAAGCAGGTCTCCCTGTTCAAGGACCTGAAGACAGTACATTAAAAAATATTCGTGTTATTAAAGAGCGGAAAGCGATTTATTAA
- a CDS encoding LrgB family protein has product MLHLLLILFIISSTVLLFILLNRLYLKVGHPLLLPILTATCITVIILLVFNIPYETYMEGGQWISKMLGPAVVALAFPLYNQRELIFKYKYSIITSIIVAMLAGLISVVALLLLFGSSKDFILTSLPKSLTTPVAMQVSDIVGGIPPLTAVMVMVAGFTGAILGPVLFKLFKIDTAISRGVAMGSASHGVGLTKLKEYSEEDLSIGSLSMGLSAVVGAFIIPLISIYLF; this is encoded by the coding sequence TTGCTGCATCTACTGCTAATTCTATTCATCATAAGTAGCACTGTTCTTCTTTTTATATTACTGAACAGGCTGTACTTGAAGGTTGGCCACCCATTATTATTGCCTATTTTAACGGCGACTTGTATTACAGTCATTATTTTACTAGTTTTTAATATTCCCTATGAAACATACATGGAAGGAGGTCAATGGATATCCAAAATGCTCGGTCCTGCAGTCGTAGCGTTGGCATTTCCTTTATACAACCAGCGGGAACTTATATTTAAATACAAATACTCGATTATTACGAGCATCATTGTCGCAATGCTCGCGGGTCTAATTAGCGTTGTAGCATTACTTTTACTTTTCGGGTCAAGCAAAGATTTTATCCTCACTTCATTACCGAAATCATTAACAACACCTGTTGCAATGCAAGTAAGTGATATTGTTGGCGGGATACCGCCGCTGACTGCTGTAATGGTAATGGTGGCAGGGTTTACTGGTGCCATATTAGGTCCGGTACTTTTTAAATTATTTAAAATTGATACGGCGATCAGTCGAGGAGTCGCTATGGGAAGTGCCTCGCATGGTGTCGGATTGACAAAATTAAAGGAGTATAGTGAAGAAGATTTATCGATTGGCTCACTCTCTATGGGGCTTAGCGCGGTTGTAGGGGCCTTTATTATTCCGCTTATATCGATTTATTTATTTTAA
- a CDS encoding CidA/LrgA family protein, which yields MEIIRTIAQIGIIILFYLIGEFIVSVTGIIIPGSIIGLVILWLALYFKILNVKYIQNGASFMLTFLTLFFIPSTVAVINYPELLTLSGGLFVLAVIISTIFALVITGKISKLIERKERKMREEESIAASTANSIHHK from the coding sequence GTGGAGATTATTCGTACTATTGCTCAAATTGGTATTATCATTTTGTTTTATCTCATTGGAGAATTTATCGTTTCGGTTACCGGTATTATTATACCTGGAAGTATTATCGGGTTAGTTATATTATGGCTTGCTCTTTACTTTAAAATTTTAAATGTGAAATACATACAAAACGGTGCCAGTTTTATGCTAACATTTTTAACATTGTTTTTTATTCCTTCAACAGTGGCAGTCATTAATTATCCGGAACTGCTCACGCTATCAGGAGGGCTTTTTGTTTTAGCTGTTATTATCAGTACAATTTTTGCGCTTGTCATTACGGGGAAAATAAGTAAATTGATAGAAAGAAAGGAACGCAAAATGAGGGAGGAAGAGAGTATTGCTGCATCTACTGCTAATTCTATTCATCATAAGTAG
- the lpdA gene encoding dihydrolipoyl dehydrogenase has protein sequence MVVGDFPIELDTLVVGSGPGGYVAAIRAAQTGQKVTIVERGALGGVCLNVGCIPSKALISVGHRFENAQHSDDMGVTASEVKLDWSKAQAFKDGVVKKLVGGVEGLLKGNKVDIVKGEAYFVDANTVRVIDGDNAQTYTFKNAILATGSRPIEIPTFKFTKRVVSSTGALSFPEVPGKLVVIGGGYIGTELGSAYANLGSQVTIIEGGKDILAGFEKQMTQIVKKGLKKKGVEVVVNASAKGVEENENGVVVTYEAGGEEKTVEADYVLVTVGRRPNTDEMGLEEVGIKFAERGLLEVDKQSRTSVSNIYAIGDIVAGPQLAHKASYEGKVAAEAIAGEPSEVDYLAIPAVCFTDPEMATVGYSEEQAKAEGLEVKAAKFPFAANGRALALNETEGFVKLVARKEDGLLVGAQIVGVGASDMIAEMATAIEGGMTAEDIALTIHAHPTLGEITMEAAEVLLGNPIHIVTK, from the coding sequence ATGGTAGTAGGAGATTTTCCAATCGAACTAGATACTCTTGTAGTAGGTTCTGGCCCTGGTGGTTATGTAGCAGCAATTCGTGCAGCACAAACAGGTCAAAAAGTAACAATCGTTGAACGTGGAGCATTAGGCGGGGTATGTTTAAATGTAGGTTGTATCCCTTCAAAAGCTTTAATTTCTGTAGGTCACCGCTTTGAAAATGCCCAACATTCAGATGATATGGGTGTTACAGCATCTGAAGTGAAATTAGACTGGTCTAAAGCACAAGCATTTAAAGACGGCGTTGTTAAAAAATTAGTAGGCGGCGTTGAAGGCTTATTAAAAGGAAACAAAGTAGACATCGTAAAAGGTGAAGCATACTTCGTGGATGCAAACACTGTACGTGTTATCGACGGCGACAATGCTCAAACTTATACATTTAAAAATGCTATTTTAGCAACAGGATCTCGTCCAATCGAAATCCCGACATTTAAATTTACAAAACGTGTAGTAAGCTCAACTGGTGCATTGTCTTTCCCTGAAGTACCAGGTAAATTAGTAGTTATCGGTGGCGGTTACATTGGTACAGAGCTTGGTTCAGCTTATGCTAACTTAGGTTCTCAAGTAACAATTATCGAAGGTGGTAAAGATATTTTAGCTGGTTTCGAAAAACAAATGACGCAAATCGTTAAAAAAGGTCTTAAGAAAAAGGGCGTTGAAGTTGTAGTAAACGCATCTGCTAAAGGCGTAGAAGAAAACGAAAATGGCGTAGTTGTTACTTATGAAGCGGGTGGCGAAGAAAAAACTGTTGAAGCAGATTACGTATTAGTAACTGTTGGTCGTCGTCCGAATACGGATGAAATGGGCTTAGAAGAAGTAGGTATTAAATTCGCAGAACGCGGATTATTGGAAGTAGACAAACAAAGTCGTACTTCAGTATCGAACATCTATGCAATCGGTGATATCGTTGCAGGTCCACAACTTGCTCACAAAGCTTCTTATGAAGGTAAAGTTGCTGCAGAAGCAATCGCTGGTGAACCATCAGAAGTTGATTACTTAGCAATTCCAGCAGTATGCTTCACAGATCCAGAAATGGCAACTGTAGGCTACTCTGAAGAGCAAGCAAAAGCGGAAGGTTTAGAAGTGAAAGCTGCTAAATTCCCATTCGCTGCAAACGGTCGTGCTTTAGCATTAAACGAAACAGAAGGTTTCGTGAAACTAGTAGCGCGTAAAGAAGACGGCTTATTAGTTGGTGCTCAAATCGTTGGTGTTGGTGCTTCTGATATGATCGCAGAAATGGCAACTGCTATTGAAGGCGGTATGACTGCAGAAGATATCGCATTAACTATCCACGCACACCCAACTTTAGGTGAAATTACAATGGAAGCTGCTGAAGTTTTACTAGGCAATCCAATCCATATTGTAACTAAATAA